The window CCCGTAGGCGACGCAGTCGCTCCGGCTCACACCGAACTCCGCGCACAGTCGGTCCGCCACTCTGACCTTGCCCTCGGGTGTCAGGATCCCCGCCTCCTCCACGGGCCGGGTGAACGGCACCTCCGGGAAGACCGACCCGTGCGCGGCATGCGCGCCCCACTCCAGCAGCATCTCCACGAAGAAGGACGGCGACAGGGAGATCACCGCGCAGTAGTCCCCGCGTTCCCGGATCTCGCGCCACACGTCCTGGATTCCCGTGAGCCAGGGAGCTCCGTCGAACGCGGCCCGGACATGCGCGGGCGTCAGATCGGCCCACAGGGCATGGGCAGCGACCGAGAACTGGTGCGGCCCCATCATCTGTGCGCCGAAGGCCCGCTCCAGCTCGGCGATCTCGGCGCTCAGCCCGAGCTGACGGGAGATCTCCACGGGCGCTGCCGAGCCGTACATCAGCGTCCCGTCGAGGTCGAAGAGGTGCAGGAGAGTCATAGCCACCGAGGCTAGTGGGTCGGTTTCACGTGAAACACCGTGTTTCACGTGAAACACGGTCCGGGCAGTCCGTATGGAGTTCCCCGGGGCGGTCCGTGGAGTTCCCCGATGTTTCACGTGAAACATCCACCTGAACATCCACCCTCAAATCCTCTGGACGACTCCCGGTCCATGATCCAGTCTGGGCCGGTGACACCACCACACATCACCGATCTACCGATCCGGGCGCTGACCGTGGACGATCTCCACCGCTGCGCCGACCTGTCCGAAGATCGCGGATGGCTCCGCGAGGACCACAAGTGGCGTCTGCTCCTCACCGCGGGAGGCGGCTACGGCGTCGATGCCCCGGACGGCCGGGGGCTCGCGGCCTCCTGCGTCGTCACCCGGTACGGCAGTACCCACGCCGGGCCCGAGCTTGCCGCCATCGGGATGGTCCTCGTGGCCGACCGCTTCGCCCGCCAGGGCCTGGGACGCCGACTGATGAGCCACGTCTGCAACGACGTGCTCAAGGGAGTCCCCCTCACCCTGCACGCCACTCCCTACGGGCGCCCCCTCTACGAGGAACTGGGCTTCGAGACCACCGGCCGTGCCGAGATGCTGACGGGCGTCTTCCGGCCCGAGGGTGCCCCCGACACGTACGGCACCGCCCGGGTCCGGCCGGCCAACGCCGAAGACCTCCCCCGCATCCTGCGTCTGGACGCGGAGGTCTTCGGCACCGACCGCACGCACATGATCACCCGGCTGCCCGCCTTCGCCGACCGGCTGATCGTCGCCGAGGACCCCACTGCGGACGGCGCCCTCACCGGCTACGCCGCGGCCTGGCCCAATCTCGACACGCAGGTCATCGGCCCGCTGATCGCCCACGACACCGCGACCGCCCAGTCGCTGATCACCGCGCTCGCCATGGGCACCGACCGGGCACTGCGCACCGATGTCGATGTACGCCACGAGGACCTCCTCGCCTGGCTCAAGGACCGGGGCCTCGCCTCCGTGGCCTTCAACGCCGTCATGACCCGAGACATCCCCGGCCTGCCCGGTGACTGGACCCGCCGGTGGGCGCCGCTCACCGTGGCCGCGGGCTGAGAGAGGAGATCACCGCCGTGACCGACACTCCCGAGCTGACGATCCGGCCCGCCACCGAGGCCGATCTGCCCGCCATCGTCGCCATGCTCGCCGACGACCCGCTCGGCGCCACCCGTGAGTCCCCGGACGACCTCACCCCGTACTGCGCGGCCCTGAAGCGCCTCACCGACGACCCCAACCAGCACCTGGTCGTCGCCGTCCGCGCCGGCCGGGTCGTGGGCACCCTGCAGCTGACCATCGTCCCGGGACTCTCCCGCAAGGGGGCCACCCGTTCCATCATCGAGGGCGTCCGCGTGCACGCGGACGAGCGCGGCAACGGCCTGGGCACCCGGTTCGTCGAATGGGCCGTCGAGAAGTCCCGCGCCGAGAACTGCACGCTGGTGCAGCTCACTTCGGACGCGAGTCGCACCGATGCCCACCGCTTCTACGAACGGCTCGGGTTCACCGCCTCGCACGTGGGGTTCAAGCTCCAGCTCTGACCCGCCGTTCCGGCAGGCCGGGCCGCCGCGTGGGCGGCCCGGCCTACGATCGGGAGGATGAGCCTTCCCCTCGTCACCACCGCCGAGCGACGCCACCGGCTCGGCCGCCGCCACCGCCTGGCTCCCTCGGCCCGCGCCGCCACGGTCGCGGAGGCGGCGGACTCCGTCGTCGCCCTGCACGCCACCGACGCCGCGACCGTCTACCTCTCGGCCCGGGCCCGGCTCACCGAAGGCGGCACGGACGCGATCGAGCGGGCGCTCTACGAGGACGTGAGCCTGGTGCGGCTGCTCAGCATGCGCAACACACTCTTCGCGGTCTCCACCGGACTCGCCCCCTACGTCGATGCCTCCACGGCCCGCGCGATCGCCGCGAAGGAACGCCGCACCCTCCTCAAGCACCTCGACGAGGACGGTCAGGGACTCGACGCCCAGTGGCTGGCCCGGACCGAGGCCGCCGCACTGGACGCCCTCGACGCCCACGGCCCCTCCACCGGCAGCCAGCTGTCCGCGGCCGTACCCGCGCTGCGCCAGAAGATCACCATCAGCCGTGGCAAGAAGTACGAGACCGAGCAGGGGGTCACCACCCGGGTCATCCGGCTGCTCGCCGCCGACGGCCGGATCCGCCGTGACCGACCCCGCGGCTCGTGGACCTCCAGCCAGTACCGCTGGGTCCACACCGAGCCCTGGCCCGCCGTACCCGCCGCCGAGGCCCGCGTCGAAATCGCCCGCCGATGGCTGCGCTCGTACGGCCCCGCCACCGAGGCCGACCTCAAGTGGTGGACCGGCTGGACCCTCACGGAGGTCCGCAAGGCGCTCGCCGCCGTGGGCCCCGACCAGGTCCGTCTGGAGGACGGCAGCGCCGCTCTGGTCAGCCCCGGGGACACCGGGACCGAACCGGCGCCGGAGCCGTGGGCGGCGCTGCTGCCCGCCCTCGACCCCACCGGGATGGGCTGGGCCGACCGCGGCTTCCACCTCGACCCCGCCCACAGGAGCGCCCTGTTCGACTACGCCGGCAACATCGGGCCCACCGTCTGGTGGAACGGCGAGATCGTCGGCGGCTGGGCGCAGCGCTCCGGCGGCGAGATCGTCTGGCGGCTGCTGGGCAGCCCCGGGCGGGCCGCCGAGCAGGCGATCACCGCCGAGGCCGCCCGCCTCGCCGCATGGGTGGGCGACGCCCGGATCACCCCGCGCTTCCGCACCCCGCTGGAGCGTGAACTCGTCGCCTGAAACGGGCCGGCCGGCCGGACCGGCCCCGGGCCGTCAGCCGATGCCGCGCCAGCCCTGCGGGTCGACCCCGCCGGGCACCGGGGCATCGGCGTCGTACGGCTCCCTCGTGAACACGAAGGACGCCAGGTCGAGGTGGCTCACCGAGCCGTCCTCACGGCGCACCGCCCGCAGGGTCTCACCGGCGTAGTAGCCGGTGAGACCGGTCCAGCTGCCGTCCGGCTCGGCCCGGAAACGGGCCGTGCGCCCGCTCGCGCCGACCGGTGCCAGTTCCAGCAGCCCGTCCGCGGTGAGGCGCACCACGTGGGCCGAGGTCCCCCAGTACCAGGGGCCGCACAGCTCCAGCGGCACGTGGTCCGACTCCAGGAACGGCCGCCACGGCCGCGGGAACCGCGGCTCGGCATCCGCCACGATCCCGACCAGGTCCACGGCCACCGTCGAGGCCGGCAGTCCCGAGGTGCAGTTCGCCAGCACCACCGCCGCCACGTCGTCCGCCTCGCTCAGCCACAGCCCCGCGACGAACCCCGGCAGCGACCCGCTGTGCCCCGCGAGCCTCCGCGGGCCGACGGCCGTCAGCTGCATGCCCAGCCCGTAGCCGAGGTCGCCGAGACCGGGCTCCGGGGGCGCGGCCGCCGTACGCATCTCCCGTACGGACTCGGCGTCAAGGACACGGGCGTCGCCGCGCAGCAGGAAGTCGGCGAAGCGGGCGAGGTCCCGCGTCGTGGACCACAGCCGGCCGGCCGCGGCCATCAGCCCGAGGTCCTCCAGCGGCTCGGGCATCATCAGGTCCGCCCAGGGATGCACCGCCCAGCCACCCGCGTGCGGGGCCTGCGGCTGTCCGCTGGTGCGCTCCAGTCCCAGGGGTTCCAGCACCTCGGCCAGCAGCACGTCCTCCCAGGGCTTTCCGCGGACCGCCTCGATCAGCGAACCCAGCAGGGTGTAGCCGGGGTTGGAGTAGTGGTGCCTCGTTCCCGGCGTGTGCTTGAACGGCTTCTCTCCCAATACGTCGGCGAGGTCGGGCCGTTGTCCGCCGGGGGTGCGCTCCCACCACTCGCCGGGCGTCTCCGCAGCCAACCCTCCCGTGTGGGACAGCAGTTGACCGATGGTCACCTGTCCGGCGCCGGTCCCCGGCAGGTGCTTCTCGAGCGGGTCGGTGAGCGAGAGCAGTCCCTCGTCCCGCAGTCGCATCACGAGGACCGCGGTGAACGTCTTGGTGATCGACCCGATCCGGTACTGGACGTCGCCGTCCGGTCCGTGCCCCTCGACCGAGGTCCTGGATCCCTCCCAGACCACCTCGCCGCCGCGCAGGACGGCCGCGACCACCGACGGCGCCCGCCCTTCGCTCTGTGCGACGGCGATCCGGTGCCTCAGCGCGCGCCGCGTGGCAGGGAGCAGTTCCAGGTCCTCAGCAAACTCATCCATGATCGGATGCTACGTGTTGGCCATGTCCACGAAGCGTGAATAGTGGCCCTGGAAGGCGACGGTGATGGTGGCCGTGGGGCCGTTACGGTGCTTAGCCACGATCAGGTCCGCCTCACCGGCACGGGGGGACTCCTTCTCGTACGCGTCCTCGCGGTGCAGCAGGATCACCATGTCCGCGTCCTGCTCGATCGAGCCGGATTCACGGAGGTCGGAGACCATCGGCTTCTTGTCGGTGCGCTGCTCCGGACCACGGTTCAGCTGGGAGAGCGCGATCACGGGGACCTCCAGCTCCTTCGCCAGCAGCTTGAGGTTTCGGGACATGTCCGAGACTTCCTGCTGACGGCTCTCGGGACGGCGCGATCCGCCCGACTGCATCAGCTGGAGGTAGTCGATGACCACGAGCGAGAGGTCGTTGCGCTGCTTGAGCCGGCGGCACTTGGCCCGGATCTCCATCATCGACAGGTTGGGGGAGTCGTCGATGTAGAGCGGGGCGGCGGAGACGTCCGGCATCCGGCGGGCCAGCCGGGTCCAGTCGTCGTCCGTCATCGTGCCCGAGCGCATGTGGTGGAGCGCCACCCGGGCCTCCGCCGAGAGCAGGCGCATGGCGATCTCGTTGCGTCCCATTTCGAGGGAGAAGATCACGCTCGGCAGGTTGCTCTTGATGGAGCAGGCCCGGGCGAAGTCCAGTGCGAGGGTGGACTTACCCATGGCGGGTCGGGCGGCGATGACGATCATCTGGCCCGGGTGCAGGCCGTTGGTCAGCGAGTCGAGGTCGGTGAAACCGGTGGGAACGCCGGACATCTGGCCGCTGCGGGAGCCGATCGCCTCGATCTCGTCGAGGGCGCCCTCCATGATGTCGCCGAGCGGCAGGTAGTCCTCGGAGGTCCGCTGCTCGGTGACGGCGTAGATCTCGGCCTGGGCGCTGTTGACGATCTCGTCGACGTCGCCGTCGGCCGCGTAGCCCATCTGCGTGATCTTCGTACCGGCGGCGACGAGACGGCGCAGGACGGCCCGCTCGTGGACGATCTCCGCGTAGTACTCGGCGTTCGCCGCGGTGGGCACGGACTGGACCAGGGTGTGCAGGTACGAGGCCCCGCCCACCTTGCTGATCTCGCCGCGCCGGGTCAGCTCTGCGCCGACGGTGATCGGGTCGGCCGGCTCGCCCTTGGCGTACAGGTCGAGGATGGCCTGGTAGATCGTCTCGTGGGAGGGCCGGTAGAAGTCGTGGCCCTTGAGGACCTCGACGACGTCCGCGATGGCGTCCTTCGAGAGCAGCATGCCGCCGAGCACCGACTGCTCGGCGTCGAGGTCCTGCGGAGGAACGCGCTCGAAGCCGCCGCCACCGCCGGAGTCCCAGGAGCCGCCCTCGCGGCCCCGGTCGTGCTGTTCGTCCCCGCGGCCACGGCCTTCGCTGTTACGGCGCGGACGGGCGGGCAGACGGTCTCCCGGACCACTGTCGGCCCAGGGGTCGTCCATGGGCTCGGGCATGTTCACCGGGCCGCCTCCTCCCGTCCGCTGCGCGGACCTCGCCGTGTCACTCTTTCTACGACACGGCTCTGACATTTGGGGCACCCGAATCCGCCGTCGGCGAGTCGGGCAACGAACCACGGTAGGCCCGCGAGCGGCGTCAGCCAATCTTGTTATCCACAGGCTGTGTGGATGACATGTGGATGACGGCACCAATGCTGTGGGTAACTCCCCGGAAGCTGTGTACGGACCGGGGGACGACGCTGTGGACAAAATCACCCGCGCCACCCCGTTACCGCACCTGACCTGCACTTTTCTCCTCCAGGGCCAGCGGTGGAGAAAATTCTTGGCCACTGTCTCAAGATCGCCTCCAACGAGGTGCGGGGAACGCCCAAGTCAGCGCGTCAGTAAGGATCCAAAGACCGTTGCATCCATTACCTGTGGAAGATTAGATTGAGCACATGACACAGGCCATCACAGCACCCGAGGCGGGGCCGCGACGGCACGACCGGGAGATCTTCGCACTCGCCGTCCCCGCCTTCGGCGCACTCGTCGCGGAGCCCCTCTTCGTGATGGCCGACAGTGCCATCGTGGGGCACCTCGGCACCCCCCAGCTGGCCGGTCTCGGCATCGCCGCAGCGGTGCTCACCACCGCTGTGAGCGTGTTCGTCTTCCTCGCCTACGCCACCACCGCGGCCGTCGCGCGCCGCGTCGGCGCGGGAGACCTCCAGGCGGCCATCCGGCAGGGGATGGACGGCATCTGGCTCGCCCTCCTGCTGGGCGCGGCCGTCATCGCCGTCGTACTGCCCACGGCCCCCTCGCTGATCTCGCTCTTCGGGGCGTCCGACACCGTCGCCCCGTACGCGATCACCTACCTGCGGATCTCCGCCCTCGGCATCCCGGCCATGCTCATGGTCCTGGCGGCCACCGGGGTCATCCGCGGCCTCCAGGACACCCGTACACCGCTCTACGTCGCCATCGGAGGGTTCGCCCTCAACGGAGCCCTGAACGTCGCCCTCGTCTACGGTGCGGGCCTCGGCATCGCCGGCTCCGCCTGGGGCACGGTCATCGCCCAGTGCGCCATGGCCGCCGCGTACCTCTTCGTGGTCGTACGCGGAGCCCGGCGGCACGGCGCCTCCCTGCGCCCCGACACCGCGGGAATCCGGGCCTGCGCCCAGGCGGGCGCTCCCCTGCTGGTCCGCACCCTGTCACTGCGCGCCATCCTGATGATCGCGACCGCCGTGGCCGCCCGGCTGGGCGACGCCGATGTCGCCGCCCATCAGATCGTGCTCGCCCTGTGGAGCCTGCTCGCCTTCGCGCTGGACGCCATCGCGATCGCCGGGCAGGCGATCATCGGGCGCTACCTGGGCGCAGGAGACACCGAGGGCGCCAAGGCCGTCTGCCGCCGCATGGTGCAGTGGGGAATCGCCTCGGGCGTCGTCCTCGGCCTGCTGGTGG is drawn from Streptomyces sp. NBC_01232 and contains these coding sequences:
- a CDS encoding serine hydrolase domain-containing protein, whose protein sequence is MDEFAEDLELLPATRRALRHRIAVAQSEGRAPSVVAAVLRGGEVVWEGSRTSVEGHGPDGDVQYRIGSITKTFTAVLVMRLRDEGLLSLTDPLEKHLPGTGAGQVTIGQLLSHTGGLAAETPGEWWERTPGGQRPDLADVLGEKPFKHTPGTRHHYSNPGYTLLGSLIEAVRGKPWEDVLLAEVLEPLGLERTSGQPQAPHAGGWAVHPWADLMMPEPLEDLGLMAAAGRLWSTTRDLARFADFLLRGDARVLDAESVREMRTAAAPPEPGLGDLGYGLGMQLTAVGPRRLAGHSGSLPGFVAGLWLSEADDVAAVVLANCTSGLPASTVAVDLVGIVADAEPRFPRPWRPFLESDHVPLELCGPWYWGTSAHVVRLTADGLLELAPVGASGRTARFRAEPDGSWTGLTGYYAGETLRAVRREDGSVSHLDLASFVFTREPYDADAPVPGGVDPQGWRGIG
- a CDS encoding MATE family efflux transporter: MTQAITAPEAGPRRHDREIFALAVPAFGALVAEPLFVMADSAIVGHLGTPQLAGLGIAAAVLTTAVSVFVFLAYATTAAVARRVGAGDLQAAIRQGMDGIWLALLLGAAVIAVVLPTAPSLISLFGASDTVAPYAITYLRISALGIPAMLMVLAATGVIRGLQDTRTPLYVAIGGFALNGALNVALVYGAGLGIAGSAWGTVIAQCAMAAAYLFVVVRGARRHGASLRPDTAGIRACAQAGAPLLVRTLSLRAILMIATAVAARLGDADVAAHQIVLALWSLLAFALDAIAIAGQAIIGRYLGAGDTEGAKAVCRRMVQWGIASGVVLGLLVVLARPVFIPLFTSDPAVEAALLPALLVVALSQPVSGIVFVLDGVLMGAGDGPYLARAMLVTLAVFTPAALLVPVVGGGLTALWWAMTLMMVVRMVTLRLRARSGRWLIAGASR
- a CDS encoding GNAT family N-acetyltransferase — its product is MTDTPELTIRPATEADLPAIVAMLADDPLGATRESPDDLTPYCAALKRLTDDPNQHLVVAVRAGRVVGTLQLTIVPGLSRKGATRSIIEGVRVHADERGNGLGTRFVEWAVEKSRAENCTLVQLTSDASRTDAHRFYERLGFTASHVGFKLQL
- a CDS encoding winged helix DNA-binding domain-containing protein — encoded protein: MSLPLVTTAERRHRLGRRHRLAPSARAATVAEAADSVVALHATDAATVYLSARARLTEGGTDAIERALYEDVSLVRLLSMRNTLFAVSTGLAPYVDASTARAIAAKERRTLLKHLDEDGQGLDAQWLARTEAAALDALDAHGPSTGSQLSAAVPALRQKITISRGKKYETEQGVTTRVIRLLAADGRIRRDRPRGSWTSSQYRWVHTEPWPAVPAAEARVEIARRWLRSYGPATEADLKWWTGWTLTEVRKALAAVGPDQVRLEDGSAALVSPGDTGTEPAPEPWAALLPALDPTGMGWADRGFHLDPAHRSALFDYAGNIGPTVWWNGEIVGGWAQRSGGEIVWRLLGSPGRAAEQAITAEAARLAAWVGDARITPRFRTPLERELVA
- a CDS encoding HAD family hydrolase; amino-acid sequence: MTLLHLFDLDGTLMYGSAAPVEISRQLGLSAEIAELERAFGAQMMGPHQFSVAAHALWADLTPAHVRAAFDGAPWLTGIQDVWREIRERGDYCAVISLSPSFFVEMLLEWGAHAAHGSVFPEVPFTRPVEEAGILTPEGKVRVADRLCAEFGVSRSDCVAYGDSGTDVMLFEAVPVSVAVNARPFLAERATHVYEGRDLREAYQLVGLTRPGVDAS
- a CDS encoding GNAT family N-acetyltransferase, giving the protein MTPPHITDLPIRALTVDDLHRCADLSEDRGWLREDHKWRLLLTAGGGYGVDAPDGRGLAASCVVTRYGSTHAGPELAAIGMVLVADRFARQGLGRRLMSHVCNDVLKGVPLTLHATPYGRPLYEELGFETTGRAEMLTGVFRPEGAPDTYGTARVRPANAEDLPRILRLDAEVFGTDRTHMITRLPAFADRLIVAEDPTADGALTGYAAAWPNLDTQVIGPLIAHDTATAQSLITALAMGTDRALRTDVDVRHEDLLAWLKDRGLASVAFNAVMTRDIPGLPGDWTRRWAPLTVAAG
- the dnaB gene encoding replicative DNA helicase; its protein translation is MDDPWADSGPGDRLPARPRRNSEGRGRGDEQHDRGREGGSWDSGGGGGFERVPPQDLDAEQSVLGGMLLSKDAIADVVEVLKGHDFYRPSHETIYQAILDLYAKGEPADPITVGAELTRRGEISKVGGASYLHTLVQSVPTAANAEYYAEIVHERAVLRRLVAAGTKITQMGYAADGDVDEIVNSAQAEIYAVTEQRTSEDYLPLGDIMEGALDEIEAIGSRSGQMSGVPTGFTDLDSLTNGLHPGQMIVIAARPAMGKSTLALDFARACSIKSNLPSVIFSLEMGRNEIAMRLLSAEARVALHHMRSGTMTDDDWTRLARRMPDVSAAPLYIDDSPNLSMMEIRAKCRRLKQRNDLSLVVIDYLQLMQSGGSRRPESRQQEVSDMSRNLKLLAKELEVPVIALSQLNRGPEQRTDKKPMVSDLRESGSIEQDADMVILLHREDAYEKESPRAGEADLIVAKHRNGPTATITVAFQGHYSRFVDMANT